The Bacteroidales bacterium genomic sequence TAGTGGTATTTGAAAATTGTTTCTTACCTTAGCTTAAAGTACTGATATTCATAGTTAAAAGATTATTGCCATGAAAATCTTTGAACGCATCGACGCTGACATCAAGGCTGCCATGCTGGCCCGCGAAAAGGAAAAACTGGAAGCACTGCGGGCGGTGAAAACCGCTCTACTCCTTGCAAGGAGCGAAAAAGGCGTTTCCGAACCTCTTACCGACGAGGCCGAGCTGAAGGTTATCCGTAAGCTTATCAGCCAGCGGGAAGAGGCTGCTGAAATCTATAAGAAGGAAGGGAGAGACGACCTTTACCAGAAAGAAATAAATGAGGCAAAGTTTATTTCAGCCTACCTTCCGCCTATGATGAGTGCTGAGGAAATTGAGAAAGAGCTGAAAGCTTTAATAGCTGAAATGGGAGCCTCAGGGCCTTCTGACTTTGGGAAAGTTATGGGGGCAGCAACAAAACGGTTTGCCGGAAAAGCAGACAATAAAACAGTAGCGGCCAAATTGAAAGAAATGCTGGGCTGATAAAAGAAATGACATAAGGCAATACCGGCTTTGCCATGCTGTAGGAAATCCCTGGTGAACGAACAGAAATAAAAAAGCCCCGAAAAAAGGGGCTTTTTGATTCTATGCGTGCAGTTGGTAGCCGAATCAATAAAACCTGGCACGGTTGTCTTCAATTTTGGAAAGCTTTTTCAATGCTTCGAACGATTCATAGGCAGCCCGCATCTGATACATGCCTTCCATTCTGCTTTTCTGCATTGTAATAGCCAATTGATCAGGTTCTGATGGTTCCTGCACAGAGGTAATTTCAAAAACATACACTCCGTTGTTTCCGATGACGGGTTTACTGAGCTTATTGGCCGGCCATGCCGCTATGGTACCGGTAAGAGCTGGTTCAAAACCCGCGCCTGCAATGGTAGTAGCAGCGAAACTTACATTATTGGCTTCATTCACGGGAAGATTTTCAGCCAGAGCAAGCTGGTCGAGTGACGGATGATCAGCCATTTTCTTTTGCAACTGCTCTGCAAGATATTCTCCCTTTTTGATTCTGGTGACGGCCATTTCAATCTGCGGTTTAACCTGCTCAAAAGGAGCAATTCCGGCCTTGCGTACAGCGGTAACCCGCGCCACAATAAAGCGGTTTCCTGCCTGCATTACAGAAGAAACATCATTCACCTTTCCTTCCATGGCCCAGCGGATGATTTCCCGGGGGGATTCCAGACCGCTGATGCGGGTGTCGGTAGGCTTAATGCTCATGGCATAACGGGGAACGAGGTTTTGTTCTTTTACAGCTTTTTCAAATTTCTCCCCGGTATTGTTGGTAAAGGCAAAGCGGTT encodes the following:
- a CDS encoding GatB/YqeY domain-containing protein, with product MKIFERIDADIKAAMLAREKEKLEALRAVKTALLLARSEKGVSEPLTDEAELKVIRKLISQREEAAEIYKKEGRDDLYQKEINEAKFISAYLPPMMSAEEIEKELKALIAEMGASGPSDFGKVMGAATKRFAGKADNKTVAAKLKEMLG